A single genomic interval of Zingiber officinale cultivar Zhangliang chromosome 4A, Zo_v1.1, whole genome shotgun sequence harbors:
- the LOC121969468 gene encoding UDP-glycosyltransferase 83A1-like: protein MAPPHVLAVPFPAQGHVIPLMELCHCLVEHGFKVTFVNTEFNHKRLLAALSEESTVDQIALVSVPDGLGPAEDRNDLGRLTEAFTKVIPLCLEELIEKSNETEDPMTCMLVDVNMGWVREAVRKKGLRSAFFWPASAQLLATLLSIPELISRGIIDADGTTISEHGRFQLGPGLPFIDAPQLTWNFCGGDGRTKKLIFNYIVNNNRAIDVADFIICNSFKELEEPSFRYNPKILPIGPLLTGLRPNRAVGNFWPEDAACLSWLDEQQPGSVVYVAFGSFTIFDRGQFQEFALGLEATGRPFLWVVRPDLTGDSADAYPDGFKERVGDRGRIVAWAPQQKVLAHPSVACFVSHCGWNSTMEGVRNGKLFLCWPYFTDQFLNQNYICDDWKVGLRLTPDESGIIKREQVKSKVEELLSNEEMRARASMLKENAQQNLNEGGASFENLKTFMDAFKA from the exons ATGGCTCCGCCACACGTTCTCGCTGTGCCTTTCCCTGCTCAAGGCCATGTCATTCCCCTCATGGAGCTCTGCCACTGCTTGGTAGAACACGGCTTCAAGGTCACCTTCGTCAATACCGAGTTCAACCACAAGCGTCTGCTCGCCGCGTTGTCCGAGGAGAGCACCGTGGACCAGATCGCTCTGGTCTCGGTCCCCGACGGATTAGGGCCGGCGGAAGACCGGAACGATCTCGGGAGGCTAACGGAAGCATTCACGAAGGTAATTCCGCTGTGCTTGGAGGAACTAATCGAGAAGAGCAACGAAACAGAGGATCCGATGACTTGCATGTTGGTGGATGTGAATATGGGATGGGTGCGGGAGGCTGTCCGTAAGAAGGGTCTCCGGTCAGCCTTTTTCTGGCCGGCTTCAGCCCAGTTGCTAGCCACTCTGCTGAGCATTCCGGAGTTGATTTCGAGAGGCATCATCGATGCCGATG GCACAACGATCTCAGAGCACGGAAGGTTCCAGCTCGGCCCCGGCTTGCCATTCATCGACGCGCCGCAGTTGACATGGAACTTTTGTGGTGGAGACGGAAGAACCAAAAAGCTAATCTTCAACTACATCGTCAACAACAACAGGGCCATCGACGTCGCGGACTTCATCATCTGCAACTCCTTCAAAGAGCTCGAAGAGCCAAGCTTCCGTTACAATCCAAAGATTCTTCCAATCGGGCCGCTGCTAACCGGCCTCCGGCCGAACCGCGCCGTGGGGAATTTCTGGCCGGAGGACGCGGCCTGCTTGTCGTGGCTGGACGAGCAGCAGCCGGGTTCCGTCGTCTACGTGGCTTTCGGGAGCTTCACCATCTTCGACCGAGGCCAGTTCCAGGAGTTCGCGCTCGGGCTGGAGGCGACTGGCCGACCGTTCTTGTGGGTGGTCCGGCCCGACCTAACCGGTGACTCTGCCGATGCCTATCCGGATGGATTCAAAGAGCGTGTCGGAGACAGAGGGAGGATTGTGGCTTGGGCACCTCAACAGAAGGTGCTGGCTCACCCTTCTGTCGCTTGCTTCGTGTCTCACTGCGGTTGGAACTCCACCATGGAAGGCGTCAGGAACGGGAAGCTCTTCCTCTGTTGGCCATATTTTACGGACCAATTCCTGAACCAGAACTACATTTGTGACGATTGGAAGGTGGGTTTACGCTTGACGCCTGACGAGAGTGGGATCATTAAGCGGGAACAGGTGAAATCCAAGGTAGAAGAGTTGCTTTCGAACGAGGAGATGAGAGCAAGGGCATCGATGTTGAAGGAGAACGCTCAGCAGAACCTTAACGAAGGCGGCGCTTCGTTCGAGAATCTTAAGACCTTCATGGATGCTTTCAAAGCATAG